CCGTCCGACGGCACCCGCGACACCGGCGTGACGCTGCGCGACGGTGCGTGGCGTCGACAGCGCCTGGCCGACGCTCGGCTGTACCTGTGCACTCCCCAGCGCGACGACCTCGAAGCCTTCCTCGACACCGTGCTGGCGGCCGGCGTCGACATCGTGCAGCTGCGGGACAAGGACGCGGCCCGCACCGCCCTGGTACGCGCCGCCGAGACCTTGCGGGTCACCGTCGAGCGCCACGAGGCGCTGTTCATCGTCAACGACGACCCCGAGTTGGCGGTCGAGGTCGGCGCGGACGGCGTCCACGTCGGCCAGGACGATCCCTCGCCCCGTGACGCCCGCGAGGTGGTCGGCGATCAGCTGATGATCGGGCGCTCCACCCACGACGTCGGGCAGGTGTCGCGGGCGCTGAAGGAGGACTGCGACTACTTCGCGGTCGGGCCGGTGCACGCCACCCCGACCAAGGCCGGCCGCCCACCGGCGGGCCTGGCCCCGGTGCGACTGGCCGCCGCGGTGGCCCGCGACAAGCCGTGGTTCGCGATCGGCGGGATGGCGCCCGACACCGTCCCCGAGGTGCGCGCCGCCGGGGCACGGCGCGTCGTGGTGGTGCGCGCCATCACCGATGCCGCCGACCCGGGCGCGGCGGTGGCCCAGCTGCGCGCCGCCCTGGAGGGCTGAAAGGCCCATCTCGCAGACCGCGCCTCACGGGGCGGCCGATGGGGTTTACTGCACGCTCCGTGCAACCGCGGCGGGGGCTGCCGACGTCGTACGCACGGCGACGAACGAGGAGGCGACGTGCCCCCGCACCCGACGTGGACGGCGACGCTGGGATCGGTCGTCGCGGCCACCACGTTGGGGATCGCGGCGCTAGCCGCCCCGGCCGGCGCCGCCGCCACCCCCGCCGTCGCAGAGACCTCGCCTGCCGCCGCCCAGCCGGGCGACGTCGAACGGCTCGGCCTGGAGGCGACCGCCGGGTTCGACGGACGGTTCATCGCCGGGACGTGGGTCCCGGTCACCGTCAGCCTCGCACCCGAACGTCTCGTCGCCGGTGTGCTCGACGTCGACGTGCGCCTCGAGAACGGGGGGCGGCTCACCGAGACGCGACCGTTCGAGGTCGCCGGCGGGTCGCGGAAGCGCTTCCGTGTGGTCGTGCCGCCGGTGGCGGACCTCACCGTGACCGTCCGCCCGGACGGTGAGGAACCGGTCCAGGTCCGTCCCGGCACCCAGCAACGGGTCGCCGGCGGGGCGTTCCTGGTCGGCGTGCTCGGCGCGGTCCCGGCGGACCCCCCAGCGGTCGAGTCCGTCGCGACACGCCGCCGCGCCGTGTACGTGTCGGTCGACCCGGAGTGGCTGGCGCTGTCGGCCCACGCCCTGGACAGCGTCGGGACGCTGGTGGCGCACGCGCAAGACCTGCAGCGTCTCCCGGATCCTGCACGGCGGACACTGGCCGCGGCGGTGGCCGGCGGCGTGGACCTGACCGTCGTGGCCGACCGGCCCGGTCCGGTGGACCTGGGGGTGACGTCACCCGCCACCGCCCGCGGCGAGGACGGGACGCTCACCGCAGAGCCGGGCGCGTGGGTCCTCACCGAGGCGGACCTGTCCGGCCCGCCGACGCACCGCACCGACCCGGCCGCGGGCGTGGGGCGCGTGATCGCCGCCGCCGCCCCGCTCGGACGCGGCCGCGTCGCGGTGGTCGCGGTGCCGCTCGGGGCCCCGGGGCTGGGCCGCGACGCCGCGCTGTGGTCCCACCTGCTGCAACCGGCCGCGGACCGGGACGGCGCCACGCAGCCGACCACGACCACGCAGATGCTGAACACGTCGCAAGCCGTGCTGTCGGGGAGCGACCTGGCGCTGCCGACCCTGCCGTGGTTGACCGCGTTCCTGGTGCTGTACGTGGCGGCGGTCGGT
This Actinomycetota bacterium DNA region includes the following protein-coding sequences:
- the thiE gene encoding thiamine phosphate synthase; its protein translation is MTLRDGAWRRQRLADARLYLCTPQRDDLEAFLDTVLAAGVDIVQLRDKDAARTALVRAAETLRVTVERHEALFIVNDDPELAVEVGADGVHVGQDDPSPRDAREVVGDQLMIGRSTHDVGQVSRALKEDCDYFAVGPVHATPTKAGRPPAGLAPVRLAAAVARDKPWFAIGGMAPDTVPEVRAAGARRVVVVRAITDAADPGAAVAQLRAALEG